Sequence from the Catenuloplanes indicus genome:
CGATGATCGGCAGCGCGAGCGCGGTGAGCGCGGTGAGTGTCAGCCGGGTGCCGGCCGGCAGGCGCAGCAGCGGCGCCCATGGCGCGGAGCCCAAGCCGAGCAGCGCGAACGCCAGCAGCGCCACGCTGCGCAGCCCGGGCGCACCGGCCAGCTGGAACAGCGCGGCCAGCGGGAGCAGCAGCAGACTCCCGGCGGAGAGCGCCAGCCGCGCGGTGGTGTCCGGGTCGGCGGTGCGGAGGGAAACATGTCTCCTCTCCGGCTTGGGGGTAGGTGGCCGCGGTGTCACCGGATACTCCCGGAGCGGCGGGCCCGCAGGTAGAGCAGCGGACCGGCGAGGTATCCGGCGAACTCGCGCCGCAGCGCGGCCCGGGGAGCGCTCACCCCGTCCAGCCGCCGGTGCGTGTCCGCGCGGATCCGGGCCAGCCGCAGTAACCCGGCCGGGACCCGGCGCAGCAGGTCATGGCGGGTGTCCCGGGTGAGCACCAGCTTGGTCAGGTACGCGGTGAGCCCGGTGCCGTACCCGTACATCTGGCGCAGCAGCGAGCCCGGGTCCGCGCGGTGGTGGTGCCAGACGACCGCGGCCGGCTGATAGGCGATCGCGTGCCCGGCGCGCAGCACCCGGACGAACGCGTCCAGGTCCTCGCCCCCGCGGGTCGGCGAGCCGGCGCCGAGCGCCTCGTCGAAGCCGCCGATCGCGAGCGTCCGCTCCCGGTGGAACGCCACGTTCGCCCCGGTGCCGAAGATCCCCGCGGAGTACGGGTAGAGCGGCCCCCCGTCGGTGTCCCGGTCGAACAGCCGCGCGGTGACCCGGCCGGACCAGCCGGAGTTGCGCGCGTCGAAGTACGCCTCGGACGCGTTGCCGATCGAGGCGGTGCAGACCAGCCCGGTCACGCACGCGACGTCCGGGCGCGTCGCGAAGCCGCGAACCAGCCCGTGCACCCAGCCGGGGTCCACCGAGACGTCGTCGTCGGTGTAGGCGACGTAGGTGCCGCGCGCCGCGATCAGGCCCCGGTTGCGGGCGGCGGACAGGCCGGGCCGCGGCTCCCGTACGTACCGGAGCCGGCTGTCTCTCGTGGATCTCGCCGTGACCAGGCGTTCCGTCGAGTCGTCGGACGGCGCGTTGTCCACGATCACGATCTCCAGCCGCGGGTACGTGAGCGCCGCCAGCCGGTCGAGCGCGGCGCCGAGCTGCCCGGCCCGGTCGCGGGTGCAGACCACCACGGAGACGAGTTCGTCCTCGGCCACCCGGTTCGGGCAGGCCGCGCCGGCCGGTGCGGGCCGCTCGCCGACCGCCGGCTCCGCGCCCTCGACCGCCAGGTGATCGAGCGCGGCCGGGCCGAACGCCCGCCAGGCGGTCGCGACCAGCTCGTCCACCGTGGTCCCGGCCGGCCGGGTGAGGTAGCCGAGCGGCTCGCCGTGCAGCCGGACCAGGACCCGCATCCGCGGCTCACCGCGCGCCGGCACGACCGAGGCGAGCCCGTCCACACCGGAGAGCTCCAGTTCACAGCACCGGACACCGACGCCGGTGGCCGCGGGCGCGGCGGGCAGCACGGCGGTCACAGCACTCCCTCCAGCGCCTCGGACGCCTCGGCCGCGGACCGTGCGAACGTGAGCCCGGGCAACGCGTGCAGGTACGCGTCGTACGCGGCCGAGATCTTCCCGGAGCAGTTGTCCATCGCGATCACCGGAATGCCCATCAGCGCGGCCAGCACCGCGGCGTGCAGCCGGTCGGTGACCACCGCGCGGCCCCGGGAGAGCACGGCGCGGGCCCGGTCGACGTTGTGTGCCGCGAGCGCGGCGAACGAGCGCTCCACCGTGGTCTGCAGCGGCCCGCGCAGCACCGGCAGGTGCCGGGCGACCGCGGACGGCGCGCGCAGCAGGTCCCAGCGGAGCCGGTGCGCGCCCCGGAAACCCCAGTCGGTGCGCAGCGCGCGGGCACCGGCCGGAATCATGACGCGGTGGTCGCCGGTCTGCTCGCCGTCCGTGCGCAGCAGCAGCACCACGTCGTGTGTGGCCGGTGCGGTGCGCGCCTGCGGTCCGGCCCCCGGTGCGAGGTCGGGGCAGAACTCGGCGCGGACGCCGGGGAACGCGTCCCGGGCCCGGGCCAGGCTGCGCTCGTCGCGCAGCAGCAGCGTGAGGTCCGGGTGGGCGTGGAACGCGGCACTGGCCCGCGCGAGCCGCGCCGAGTCGCGGAAGTCCATGGACTGTGGCAGCTGGACGATCGGCCGGTCCGGGTGCTCGCGGAGCAACCGTTCCCGGAAGTCCTGGCGGAGCGGCCAGAGGTCGCCCAGATTTCCCCCGCCCTGAATGAAGATCGGACCCGCCGGATGCCGTTTGCGCAGTACCGTGGGGCTGTAGGTCCGGTCATCGGCGAGATACCGCACCACGAGGCCGAGTCGCCGCAGATGGGCCACCTGTCCAAGGTGGATCAGCGAGTCGCCGGCGTTGTCGTGAGCGGGGAAGTCGAGCAGCGCCACGTGCGGGCCGCCGGGCAGCAGATCCTGGAGGATCGCTCCCGTCCGCGCGGTCAGGGCGCGGACGGGATCGTCGATGCGGGCGTCGGTCACGTGAGAGTCCTCCGGGCGACGGTCATCGGGTGGCCCTCCGGGTTCCGGTCGGGCGGCCGGTCAGGTAGCCGAGCGCGGTCACGGTCAGCCCGGCGAGGATCGCGCCTGCCTGGAGCAGTCCGCTGGGCCGCCGGATCGCACCGGCGAGTCCGCGGGCCACGCCGAGCGGCAGCACCACGCGGACGTACCGGCGTTCGGCCGCGAGCGCGGCACCGGCACCGGCCAGCGCGGCGACCGCACGCTTGGACCGGCCCTCGTGGTAGCAGCGGCTCAGGAAGTAGCGCAGCCGCTGCCGGTCGGCGGGCACCAGGTGGTCCACCCGGGCCCGCGGGTCGAAGACGACGGCGGCACCGGTGTGCCGTCGCGCCAGGCGGATGCAGAACTCGGTCTCCTCGCAGCCGACCGGGAGCGTCC
This genomic interval carries:
- a CDS encoding glycosyltransferase family 2 protein codes for the protein MTAVLPAAPAATGVGVRCCELELSGVDGLASVVPARGEPRMRVLVRLHGEPLGYLTRPAGTTVDELVATAWRAFGPAALDHLAVEGAEPAVGERPAPAGAACPNRVAEDELVSVVVCTRDRAGQLGAALDRLAALTYPRLEIVIVDNAPSDDSTERLVTARSTRDSRLRYVREPRPGLSAARNRGLIAARGTYVAYTDDDVSVDPGWVHGLVRGFATRPDVACVTGLVCTASIGNASEAYFDARNSGWSGRVTARLFDRDTDGGPLYPYSAGIFGTGANVAFHRERTLAIGGFDEALGAGSPTRGGEDLDAFVRVLRAGHAIAYQPAAVVWHHHRADPGSLLRQMYGYGTGLTAYLTKLVLTRDTRHDLLRRVPAGLLRLARIRADTHRRLDGVSAPRAALRREFAGYLAGPLLYLRARRSGSIR
- a CDS encoding polysaccharide pyruvyl transferase family protein, with the protein product MTDARIDDPVRALTARTGAILQDLLPGGPHVALLDFPAHDNAGDSLIHLGQVAHLRRLGLVVRYLADDRTYSPTVLRKRHPAGPIFIQGGGNLGDLWPLRQDFRERLLREHPDRPIVQLPQSMDFRDSARLARASAAFHAHPDLTLLLRDERSLARARDAFPGVRAEFCPDLAPGAGPQARTAPATHDVVLLLRTDGEQTGDHRVMIPAGARALRTDWGFRGAHRLRWDLLRAPSAVARHLPVLRGPLQTTVERSFAALAAHNVDRARAVLSRGRAVVTDRLHAAVLAALMGIPVIAMDNCSGKISAAYDAYLHALPGLTFARSAAEASEALEGVL